A window of Polaribacter litorisediminis contains these coding sequences:
- the pckA gene encoding phosphoenolpyruvate carboxykinase (ATP), which translates to MVDTNTKSISLNSLGIKNATVRYQLTSSELHKETLEKGQGVESSLGSIAVNTGEFTGRSPMDRFIVKDDITKDKVWWSDINLAFEEDKFDKLYAKVVDYLSEKEIFVRDSYACADKNYRLNIRVVNEYPWSNMFAYNMFLRPTEEELKGFSPEWTVINAPGFMANAEEDGTRQHNFAILNFNKKIALIGGTGYTGEIKKGIFSALNFILPVFKDTLPMHCSANVGKDDDTAIFFGLSGTGKTTLSTDPNRSLIGDDEHGWTAENSVFNFEGGCYAKVINLSQEQEPEIFAAIKKGAILENVKMDAHGVINFADTSITQNTRVSYPIYHIDNIQQPSIGKNPKNIFFLTADAFGVLPPISKLTPAQAAYHFISGYTAKVAGTEAGVNEPTPSFSACFGAPFMPLHPTKYAEMLSKKMKEAGVNVWLVNTGWSGGKYGVGRRMPLKYTRAMITAVLNGDLSDYTYENYHIHSVFGVAQPRSCPGVPTELLSPRSTWNNDEAYYDTAFKLSNAFRVNFKQFEEFANEEIRRGGPQRYSH; encoded by the coding sequence ATGGTAGATACAAATACGAAATCGATTTCGTTAAATAGTCTAGGAATCAAAAATGCAACTGTTCGTTATCAGTTAACATCTAGTGAGTTGCATAAAGAAACGTTGGAAAAAGGACAGGGAGTAGAATCTTCATTAGGTTCCATTGCCGTAAATACAGGAGAATTTACAGGGCGTTCACCCATGGATCGCTTTATTGTAAAAGATGATATCACAAAAGATAAAGTTTGGTGGAGTGACATCAATCTTGCTTTTGAAGAGGATAAATTTGATAAATTATATGCTAAAGTGGTTGATTATTTGTCAGAGAAAGAAATTTTTGTGAGAGATAGTTATGCATGTGCTGACAAAAATTACAGGCTAAATATTAGAGTTGTAAACGAGTATCCTTGGAGCAACATGTTTGCTTACAACATGTTTTTACGCCCAACTGAAGAAGAACTAAAAGGTTTTTCTCCTGAATGGACGGTAATAAATGCACCCGGTTTTATGGCAAATGCTGAAGAAGATGGAACACGGCAACATAACTTTGCAATTTTAAATTTTAATAAAAAAATTGCTTTAATTGGTGGCACAGGATATACAGGCGAAATTAAAAAAGGAATTTTTTCTGCATTAAATTTTATACTTCCTGTTTTTAAAGACACATTACCCATGCATTGTTCTGCAAATGTGGGTAAAGATGACGATACTGCTATTTTCTTTGGGCTATCTGGAACTGGGAAAACAACCTTATCAACCGATCCAAACAGAAGTTTAATTGGTGATGATGAACACGGTTGGACGGCAGAAAATAGCGTTTTTAATTTTGAGGGTGGTTGTTATGCAAAAGTGATTAATTTATCTCAAGAGCAAGAACCAGAAATTTTTGCAGCCATAAAAAAAGGTGCCATTCTAGAAAATGTAAAAATGGATGCGCATGGTGTTATCAATTTTGCAGATACTAGTATTACTCAAAACACCAGAGTTAGTTATCCTATTTATCATATCGATAATATTCAGCAACCGTCTATCGGTAAAAATCCAAAAAATATTTTCTTTTTAACTGCAGATGCTTTTGGCGTTTTGCCTCCAATCTCTAAATTGACACCAGCTCAGGCTGCGTATCATTTTATATCGGGGTATACCGCAAAAGTTGCCGGAACAGAAGCTGGTGTAAATGAACCTACACCAAGTTTTTCAGCTTGCTTTGGCGCTCCGTTTATGCCTTTGCATCCCACGAAATACGCAGAAATGTTGAGTAAGAAAATGAAAGAAGCGGGTGTAAATGTTTGGTTGGTGAATACAGGTTGGTCTGGTGGTAAATATGGCGTTGGTAGAAGAATGCCTTTAAAATATACACGTGCCATGATAACCGCTGTCTTAAATGGTGATTTAAGTGATTATACTTATGAAAATTATCATATTCATTCTGTTTTTGGAGTGGCACAGCCTAGAAGTTGTCCTGGAGTTCCTACTGAATTATTAAGTCCGAGATCTACTTGGAATAATGATGAAGCGTATTACGATACAGCGTTTAAATTATCGAATGCTTTTAGAGTAAACTTTAAACAGTTTGAAGAGTTTGCGAACGAAGAAATCCGCAGAGGTGGTCCGCAACGTTATTCACATTAA
- a CDS encoding DUF423 domain-containing protein, with protein MFKNLIITCFFGALAIILGAFGAHALKETLTPDQLQSFETAVRYQMYHVIIVLFLNTYDGFSKKQKNALSYLFFAGILFFSGSIYMIQLTSVTASSIWFITPLGGLFFIIGWISMIVIFVKKHRKE; from the coding sequence ATGTTTAAAAATTTAATTATTACGTGTTTTTTTGGTGCTTTAGCTATTATTCTTGGTGCTTTTGGAGCACATGCTTTAAAAGAAACTTTAACTCCAGATCAATTACAAAGTTTTGAAACCGCAGTTCGCTATCAAATGTATCATGTTATTATTGTGCTCTTTTTAAATACATATGATGGGTTTTCGAAGAAACAAAAAAACGCTTTAAGCTATCTTTTTTTTGCGGGAATTCTCTTTTTCTCAGGGTCTATTTACATGATTCAGCTAACTTCCGTTACCGCTTCATCTATTTGGTTTATCACTCCTTTGGGAGGCTTATTTTTTATAATCGGTTGGATTTCAATGATTGTGATATTCGTAAAAAAGCATCGAAAGGAATAA
- a CDS encoding saccharopine dehydrogenase family protein encodes MKNILIIGSGKSSSSLIKYLLDSSDKEDLRLTIADISTANAEKLINKHPNGKSIVLDVFDKKQREKLIQKSDIVISMLPARFHIEVAKDCITFGKHMVTASYISEEMKALDKAAKAKGLVLMNEIGLDPGLDHMSAMKVLHNLKEKGAKMLLFESFCGGLVAPESDTNLWNYKFTWNPRNVVLAGQGGAAMFIQENTYKYIPYHKLFRRTEFLEISGGGKFEAYANRDSLKYRSVYGLDNIPTMYRGTIRKVGFSRAWNIFVQLGMTDDSYTIEDSENMSYRDFVNLFLAYSPSDSVELKLRSYLKIDQDDVMWDKLLELDIFNPNKKIALKNATPAQMLQKILQDSWTLQEEDKDMIVMQHLFGYEIDGKKEQIESSLIVLGENQTYTAMAKTVGLPVGIAALKILKGEIKTPGVQIPITKEVYKPILKELENYGIKFTEKEVPYLGYNPNNVIG; translated from the coding sequence ATGAAAAACATATTGATTATTGGTTCTGGGAAATCGAGTTCATCTTTAATAAAATATTTATTAGATAGCTCTGATAAAGAAGATTTACGACTAACGATTGCTGATATTTCGACTGCCAATGCCGAAAAACTTATCAATAAACATCCCAATGGAAAATCGATTGTTTTAGACGTTTTTGATAAAAAGCAACGTGAAAAACTTATTCAGAAATCAGATATCGTAATTTCTATGTTACCAGCTCGTTTTCATATAGAAGTTGCAAAAGATTGCATCACTTTTGGCAAACACATGGTTACAGCCTCTTATATATCCGAAGAAATGAAAGCGCTAGATAAAGCCGCAAAAGCAAAAGGTTTGGTATTGATGAATGAAATTGGTTTAGACCCTGGTTTAGATCATATGAGTGCTATGAAAGTACTACACAACCTTAAAGAAAAAGGCGCAAAAATGCTGCTTTTTGAATCTTTTTGTGGTGGTTTAGTAGCGCCAGAAAGCGATACAAATTTATGGAATTACAAATTTACTTGGAACCCTAGAAATGTAGTTTTAGCGGGGCAAGGAGGTGCTGCGATGTTTATTCAAGAAAACACATATAAATACATTCCTTACCATAAATTATTTAGAAGAACCGAATTTTTAGAAATTAGCGGTGGTGGTAAATTTGAGGCGTATGCAAATAGAGATTCTTTAAAATATAGAAGTGTTTATGGTTTGGACAACATCCCCACCATGTATCGAGGAACGATAAGAAAAGTAGGTTTTTCTAGAGCTTGGAACATTTTTGTACAGTTAGGGATGACGGATGATTCTTATACTATTGAAGATTCTGAAAACATGAGTTACCGAGATTTTGTGAATCTATTTTTAGCCTATTCTCCGTCAGATTCTGTGGAATTAAAATTACGTTCTTATCTAAAAATAGATCAAGATGATGTGATGTGGGATAAATTACTAGAATTGGATATTTTTAATCCGAATAAAAAGATTGCATTAAAAAATGCAACTCCTGCACAAATGCTTCAAAAAATACTACAAGATTCTTGGACTTTACAAGAAGAGGATAAAGATATGATTGTAATGCAACATCTTTTTGGTTATGAAATTGATGGTAAAAAAGAACAGATAGAAAGTAGTTTGATTGTTTTAGGAGAAAACCAAACCTATACTGCCATGGCAAAAACAGTGGGGTTACCCGTTGGAATTGCTGCTTTAAAAATTTTAAAAGGCGAAATAAAAACTCCTGGTGTACAAATACCCATTACCAAAGAAGTGTATAAACCTATTTTAAAAGAACTAGAAAACTACGGAATTAAATTTACTGAAAAAGAAGTACCTTATTTGGGGTATAACCCTAATAATGTAATTGGTTAA
- a CDS encoding tRNA1(Val) (adenine(37)-N6)-methyltransferase, producing MKPFHFKEFTVHQDQTAMKVGTDGVLLGAWCSVANDPDTILDIGAGTGVIALMMAQRSDAMTIDAVEVDESAYEQTVDNFEKSDWGDRLYCYHSSFQEFADEIAEEEETYDLILSNPPFYNDNFETQVSARNKARFTSALSFENLLLGVSKILSENGSFSVIIPFKEEESFINLAKKNKLLLNRVCRVQGNQTSEVKRSLMAFSFHKSEIEEEHLIIETDRHKYTEDYIHLTKDFYLKM from the coding sequence ATGAAACCATTTCATTTTAAGGAGTTTACCGTTCATCAAGACCAAACAGCTATGAAAGTAGGTACGGATGGTGTTTTGTTAGGAGCCTGGTGTTCTGTAGCTAATGATCCGGATACAATTTTAGATATTGGAGCAGGTACGGGAGTTATTGCTTTAATGATGGCGCAGCGTTCGGATGCCATGACAATTGATGCGGTTGAGGTTGATGAAAGTGCCTACGAACAAACTGTAGATAATTTTGAGAAGTCTGATTGGGGAGATCGTTTGTATTGTTATCATTCAAGTTTTCAGGAATTTGCAGATGAAATTGCTGAAGAGGAGGAAACATACGATTTAATTCTCTCTAACCCACCTTTTTATAATGATAATTTTGAAACTCAAGTAAGTGCAAGAAATAAAGCCCGATTTACAAGCGCACTTTCCTTTGAAAATTTGCTTTTGGGCGTTTCAAAAATTTTATCCGAAAACGGATCTTTTTCCGTGATTATTCCCTTTAAAGAAGAAGAGAGTTTTATCAATTTGGCTAAAAAAAATAAGTTACTTTTAAATAGAGTTTGCCGAGTGCAAGGAAATCAAACATCCGAAGTAAAAAGAAGTTTAATGGCCTTTTCTTTTCATAAATCAGAAATCGAAGAAGAACATTTAATCATTGAAACGGATCGTCACAAATACACAGAAGACTACATCCATTTAACGAAGGATTTTTATTTGAAAATGTAG
- a CDS encoding sugar porter family MFS transporter has protein sequence MKKSYTYFISFIVALGGFLLGFDSAVISGAIGGINTYFNMTDWELGFSVGCVIFGAMAGNITAGPLSDRFGRRKVLIITAILFTVSAIWSALATNYVEFIIARIIGGIGIGGAILIAPIYIAEIAPPKLRGSLVSLNQLNIVLGISIAYFSNYFLKDLEGESWRWMLGVEAIPAFIYFLALFAVPRSPRWLIQKFSLVKVAEVTLVKIGGIQYAKETIKEIQRGIDKKEEKGTFSQLFSSRMRTIIIIAFGIAFFQQITGINAIFYYAPTIFEQAGGSTDSSFLQAIVVGLTNLVFTLIAIRLIDRLGRKPLLIIGTVTMTVALSMATLAFNNASYSFNEENINKIENVAIKKAIQSLKNTSYTSQNDLFAGVGVVLNEHQLHNFKRNEVKKFISINANLVLVAILLYVAAFAISLGPVMWTLLSEIFPRNIKGIAISVVGFFNSLVSYTVTQFFPWELTNLGPTGTFAIYAFMAFLSLLFVMKFVIETKGKTLEELENELIKS, from the coding sequence ATGAAAAAATCGTATACCTATTTCATTAGTTTTATTGTAGCCCTGGGTGGATTTCTCTTAGGCTTCGACAGCGCAGTTATTTCAGGAGCTATAGGCGGTATTAATACCTATTTTAATATGACGGACTGGGAACTGGGTTTTTCTGTTGGATGTGTTATTTTCGGCGCCATGGCCGGAAATATTACGGCAGGACCCTTGAGCGATCGATTCGGACGAAGAAAAGTATTGATTATAACGGCTATATTATTTACAGTGTCTGCAATCTGGTCTGCTTTGGCAACGAATTATGTAGAATTTATTATTGCCAGAATTATTGGAGGTATCGGCATTGGTGGTGCTATTTTAATAGCGCCAATTTATATAGCAGAAATTGCTCCTCCTAAATTAAGAGGTAGCTTAGTATCCTTAAATCAGTTAAACATTGTTTTAGGGATTTCTATAGCCTATTTTTCGAATTATTTTTTAAAGGATCTAGAAGGTGAAAGTTGGCGATGGATGCTTGGCGTAGAGGCAATTCCTGCATTTATTTATTTTCTGGCTCTTTTTGCAGTTCCTAGAAGTCCGAGGTGGTTGATTCAGAAATTTAGTCTTGTTAAGGTTGCAGAAGTCACTTTAGTAAAAATTGGGGGTATCCAGTATGCTAAAGAAACTATTAAAGAAATTCAAAGAGGGATTGATAAAAAAGAAGAGAAAGGTACTTTTTCTCAACTATTCAGCTCTAGGATGCGAACAATTATTATTATAGCATTTGGGATTGCATTTTTTCAACAAATAACAGGAATAAACGCCATTTTTTATTATGCACCCACTATTTTTGAACAAGCCGGAGGAAGCACGGATTCTTCATTTTTACAGGCCATTGTGGTAGGACTTACCAATTTAGTATTTACGTTAATTGCGATTCGGCTGATCGATCGATTAGGGCGTAAACCACTTTTAATTATAGGAACGGTAACGATGACGGTGGCTTTATCTATGGCAACATTGGCATTTAACAATGCGTCTTACAGTTTTAATGAAGAAAACATCAATAAGATTGAAAATGTAGCAATTAAAAAAGCGATTCAAAGCCTTAAAAACACTTCTTATACGTCTCAAAATGATTTGTTTGCAGGTGTTGGCGTTGTGCTTAACGAACATCAATTGCATAATTTTAAGAGGAATGAAGTGAAAAAATTTATATCAATTAATGCCAATCTAGTCTTGGTAGCAATTTTATTATATGTGGCTGCTTTTGCCATTTCATTGGGTCCTGTTATGTGGACGTTATTATCAGAAATATTTCCAAGGAATATTAAAGGAATTGCTATTTCTGTGGTAGGATTTTTTAATTCTCTTGTAAGTTATACCGTAACTCAATTTTTTCCATGGGAACTTACAAATTTAGGACCAACAGGTACCTTTGCAATTTATGCGTTTATGGCTTTTTTATCTTTATTGTTTGTAATGAAGTTTGTCATAGAAACCAAAGGAAAAACGTTAGAAGAATTGGAAAACGAGTTGATAAAGAGTTAA
- a CDS encoding glycoside hydrolase family 30 beta sandwich domain-containing protein — protein MSTAFKNKNDNIAIVAMNLSDETLNYSITIDLKTSRLKL, from the coding sequence ATTTCAACCGCTTTTAAAAATAAAAACGATAATATTGCAATCGTAGCCATGAATTTGAGTGATGAAACGTTGAACTATTCAATTACAATTGATTTAAAAACTTCAAGACTAAAATTATGA
- a CDS encoding glycoside hydrolase family 16 protein yields the protein MKTANYYLLSFIILGIGIISCKTKEKKEATNTEESTVWKVDFIDNFDTFNSENWQDQRIWVNNETHCYVPDGEFGTREVSDGSLKLKVVDTGKPRPCDNLDKNGKQHPETQYVAGRIVSKNKKEFIKGKWTAKLKLASNGEASMFPAWWLLGAQNNESPVQEADENVCWPLTGSGEIDIFEHHGDHQKDHFTAGAIKSLGECDKGDWWSLRKGFDVTLNEYHTYSVEWEGSDLVYRVDDKEIYRNIGEGDKYPEKMFAILNFAKITDSPMTGEWVMEVDWVKHEYRK from the coding sequence ATGAAAACAGCAAATTACTATTTATTAAGCTTCATAATCTTAGGAATTGGTATCATATCATGCAAAACAAAAGAAAAAAAAGAGGCTACGAATACAGAGGAATCTACTGTATGGAAAGTTGATTTTATAGATAATTTTGATACATTTAATTCAGAAAATTGGCAAGACCAGCGTATTTGGGTCAATAATGAAACACATTGTTATGTGCCAGACGGCGAATTCGGAACAAGAGAAGTAAGTGATGGTTCTTTAAAATTGAAAGTTGTAGATACAGGCAAACCAAGGCCGTGTGATAATTTAGATAAAAACGGAAAACAGCACCCAGAGACGCAGTATGTAGCAGGACGAATTGTTTCAAAAAATAAAAAAGAATTTATAAAAGGAAAATGGACTGCGAAATTAAAGTTAGCCAGTAATGGAGAAGCAAGCATGTTTCCGGCTTGGTGGCTTCTTGGAGCTCAAAATAATGAATCTCCCGTGCAAGAAGCCGATGAAAATGTTTGTTGGCCATTAACAGGTTCTGGTGAAATAGATATTTTTGAACATCACGGAGATCATCAAAAAGACCATTTTACTGCCGGTGCAATTAAAAGTTTGGGAGAATGTGATAAAGGGGATTGGTGGAGTTTAAGAAAAGGTTTTGATGTTACTTTAAATGAGTATCATACATATTCTGTAGAATGGGAGGGCAGCGATTTAGTGTATCGTGTTGATGATAAAGAAATTTATAGAAATATTGGGGAAGGAGATAAGTATCCTGAAAAGATGTTCGCCATTTTAAATTTTGCTAAAATTACAGATTCACCTATGACAGGAGAATGGGTAATGGAGGTGGATTGGGTAAAACATGAATATCGAAAATAG
- a CDS encoding TldD/PmbA family protein: MKRRKFIQAAGLSAGALFMPSLLRGNNIPVEALLAPGMDVLVKKRLADIALNTAKSLGSSYADARIGRYLNQYVFTREDKVENVVNTESFGIGIRVIANGTWGFASTNDVSEYGIKKATEQAVAIAKANSKIQKVPVVLAPVKAHGEVSWKTPIKKDFKEVPVGEKVELLLNANAEAMKNGANFVNSALFMVNEQKYFASTDGSYIDQDVHRIWPTTGVTAIDRSAGKFKTRQGLSAPMGLGYEYMDGLASEKIAGPKGTGLIGYRNSYDIIEDSILAAKQAKEMLTAKSVDAGKYDLVLDPNHLGLTIHESVGHPLELDRVLGYEANYAGTSFATLDKWKSGDFKYGSDIVNLVADKTYTGSLGAVGYDDEGVKTKQWDLVRNGVLKNYQAIRDQVHMIDQNESHGCCYAQSWNDVQFQRMPNVSLEPGKEKYNVDDMIKDVEKGIYIAGRGSYSIDQQRYNFQFGGTVFYEIKNGKIVGMLDDVAYQSNTQEFWNSCTKICDESDYRIFGSFFDGKGQPSQVSAVSHGSSTTRFNNVNVINTGRSI, encoded by the coding sequence ATGAAACGTAGAAAATTTATTCAAGCTGCAGGATTAAGTGCTGGAGCTCTTTTTATGCCATCACTTCTTAGGGGAAATAATATTCCTGTAGAAGCATTGCTCGCTCCAGGAATGGATGTGTTAGTAAAAAAACGATTAGCAGATATTGCTTTAAATACAGCTAAATCCTTAGGTTCATCGTATGCAGATGCAAGAATTGGTCGGTATTTAAATCAATATGTGTTTACGAGAGAAGATAAAGTAGAAAATGTTGTAAATACAGAGTCTTTCGGTATCGGTATTAGAGTGATAGCCAATGGTACATGGGGTTTTGCTTCTACGAATGATGTTTCTGAGTATGGTATTAAAAAAGCAACAGAACAAGCTGTAGCAATTGCCAAAGCGAATTCTAAAATACAAAAGGTACCCGTAGTATTAGCGCCGGTAAAGGCTCATGGAGAAGTTTCTTGGAAAACACCCATTAAAAAAGATTTTAAAGAAGTTCCTGTAGGAGAAAAAGTAGAATTGCTTTTAAATGCAAATGCTGAAGCGATGAAAAACGGAGCTAACTTTGTGAACTCTGCTTTATTTATGGTAAATGAACAAAAATATTTTGCTTCTACGGATGGTTCTTATATTGATCAAGATGTGCATAGAATTTGGCCAACTACTGGAGTTACGGCAATAGATCGTTCTGCAGGTAAGTTTAAAACCCGCCAAGGATTAAGTGCGCCCATGGGATTAGGTTATGAGTATATGGATGGTTTAGCTTCTGAAAAGATTGCAGGACCAAAAGGAACAGGCCTTATTGGTTATAGAAATAGTTATGATATTATTGAAGACTCCATATTAGCAGCGAAACAAGCTAAAGAAATGTTAACAGCAAAATCTGTTGATGCTGGTAAATATGATCTTGTACTAGATCCTAATCATTTAGGATTAACTATTCATGAATCTGTAGGTCATCCATTAGAACTAGATCGTGTATTGGGTTATGAAGCCAATTATGCAGGAACTAGTTTTGCTACTTTAGACAAGTGGAAATCTGGCGACTTTAAATATGGAAGTGATATTGTAAACCTTGTAGCAGACAAAACATATACAGGCTCATTAGGTGCAGTTGGTTATGATGATGAAGGTGTAAAAACAAAACAATGGGACTTAGTTAGAAATGGCGTGCTAAAAAACTACCAAGCCATAAGAGATCAGGTTCACATGATTGATCAAAACGAATCTCATGGCTGTTGTTATGCCCAAAGTTGGAATGATGTTCAATTTCAGCGTATGCCAAATGTTTCATTAGAACCAGGTAAAGAAAAGTACAATGTTGATGACATGATTAAAGATGTAGAAAAAGGAATTTATATTGCTGGTAGAGGTTCTTATTCCATAGATCAACAACGTTATAATTTTCAATTCGGTGGAACTGTATTTTATGAGATTAAAAACGGAAAAATTGTAGGCATGTTAGATGATGTTGCTTACCAATCTAATACTCAAGAATTTTGGAATTCATGTACTAAGATATGTGATGAAAGTGATTATCGAATATTCGGATCATTCTTTGACGGAAAAGGCCAACCTTCTCAGGTAAGTGCGGTATCTCATGGTAGTTCAACTACACGTTTTAATAATGTTAATGTTATTAATACAGGTAGATCTATTTAA
- a CDS encoding TldD/PmbA family protein: protein MAIYTKEEARKIMQKALSFSTADACEVNLSGSESGNIRYARNTVSTAGHRSNQTLVVQSNYGKQSATATIDEFDDASLKKVVKRSEELAKISPENSEFMGILGPQIYDESVTHIDATAKITPDFRAQVANSSIEPAAAQDVTAAGFLNDSAGFSAMMNSKGLFAYNKSTDISFTVTMRSNDGTGSGWVTRDYNDVNKFDAAEASKIAIDKAIMSRKAKAIEPGKYTVILEPAASIGLLSRIGGALNARTADEGRSFMSKEGGGTKLGEKIVDERVNMWSDPLNKEVPTGTWNGQGMPLKKMKWIENGVVKNLAYDRFWAKEKGVDPVPFPSNFIMEGGDASLEELIKSTKKGILVTRLWYIRGVDPQTLLFTGLTRDGTFYIENGKIKHPVKNFRFNESPIIMLNNLETLGQQVRIDGNLIPYMKIRDFTFTSLSDAV from the coding sequence ATGGCAATATATACAAAAGAAGAAGCAAGAAAAATAATGCAGAAAGCGTTAAGTTTTTCTACTGCAGATGCTTGCGAAGTTAACTTAAGTGGAAGCGAAAGTGGAAATATTCGTTATGCAAGAAATACAGTTTCTACAGCAGGTCACAGATCAAACCAAACATTAGTTGTTCAATCTAATTATGGAAAACAATCGGCAACAGCAACGATCGATGAATTTGATGATGCATCACTTAAAAAAGTAGTAAAACGTTCTGAAGAATTAGCGAAAATTTCTCCAGAAAATTCAGAATTCATGGGGATTTTAGGGCCGCAAATTTATGATGAATCTGTGACCCATATTGATGCAACTGCCAAAATTACACCAGATTTTAGAGCTCAGGTTGCAAATAGCAGCATTGAACCCGCTGCCGCACAAGACGTTACAGCTGCAGGTTTTTTAAATGATTCTGCAGGTTTTTCTGCAATGATGAACTCAAAAGGGTTGTTTGCTTATAACAAATCTACAGATATTAGTTTTACTGTTACCATGAGATCTAATGATGGTACAGGTTCTGGTTGGGTAACTAGAGATTATAATGATGTCAATAAGTTTGATGCGGCAGAGGCATCAAAAATTGCAATTGATAAAGCCATAATGTCAAGAAAAGCAAAAGCAATTGAACCAGGAAAATACACTGTAATTTTAGAACCCGCAGCATCTATTGGTTTACTAAGTAGAATTGGTGGAGCACTAAATGCAAGAACTGCAGATGAAGGAAGAAGCTTTATGTCTAAAGAAGGTGGTGGAACCAAATTGGGCGAAAAAATTGTTGATGAACGTGTAAATATGTGGTCAGATCCTTTAAATAAAGAGGTGCCCACAGGAACATGGAATGGACAAGGAATGCCTTTAAAGAAAATGAAATGGATAGAAAACGGGGTTGTTAAAAATTTAGCTTACGACCGTTTTTGGGCAAAGGAAAAAGGGGTTGATCCTGTTCCTTTTCCTTCAAACTTTATTATGGAAGGTGGAGACGCATCCCTTGAAGAATTAATAAAAAGCACTAAAAAAGGAATTCTTGTTACAAGATTATGGTATATACGTGGAGTTGATCCTCAAACCTTATTATTTACAGGTTTAACGAGAGACGGAACTTTTTATATTGAAAACGGAAAAATTAAACATCCAGTAAAGAATTTCAGATTTAATGAAAGTCCAATAATAATGCTTAACAATCTAGAAACATTGGGTCAACAAGTAAGAATTGATGGTAATTTAATTCCATATATGAAAATTCGTGATTTTACATTTACAAGTTTATCAGATGCTGTATAG
- a CDS encoding DUF4159 domain-containing protein, producing MNNQFFFTRLQYESGDWDVDQRMPSNILNSLIEYTTLEVDTKENIIPLSSDAIFKCPFCYLSGHKLVQFTKSEKTNFKKYIENGGFVFVDDCNHDIDGLFSKSFERQMEAIFGVTALKKIPNNHEIYNIFFKFENGPPTTSQELNGWGDDIVHEYLKAIEINGRIGVLFSNKDYGCEWDYDFRNKRWYKIDNTRFGVNIIMYALTS from the coding sequence ATAAATAATCAATTCTTTTTTACAAGATTACAGTATGAATCTGGAGATTGGGATGTAGATCAAAGAATGCCTTCTAACATCTTAAATTCATTAATAGAATACACAACATTAGAGGTGGATACCAAAGAAAATATAATTCCTTTAAGTAGTGATGCTATTTTTAAATGTCCTTTTTGTTATTTGTCTGGCCATAAGTTAGTTCAGTTTACAAAATCAGAAAAAACTAATTTTAAAAAATATATAGAAAACGGGGGGTTTGTTTTTGTTGATGATTGTAACCATGATATTGATGGCCTATTTTCTAAATCTTTTGAAAGACAAATGGAAGCTATTTTTGGAGTAACAGCTTTAAAAAAAATACCCAACAATCACGAAATTTATAATATCTTTTTCAAGTTCGAAAACGGACCACCAACAACCTCACAAGAACTAAATGGCTGGGGAGATGATATTGTGCATGAGTATTTAAAAGCTATTGAAATTAATGGAAGAATCGGTGTACTTTTTAGTAATAAAGATTATGGTTGTGAGTGGGATTATGATTTTAGAAACAAACGTTGGTATAAAATAGATAATACAAGATTTGGTGTAAATATAATTATGTATGCATTAACATCATAA